In Candidatus Epulonipiscium viviparus, one DNA window encodes the following:
- the mobA gene encoding molybdenum cofactor guanylyltransferase, whose translation MYNNLSNLILMGGRNTRMNGFNKGFLTVDQTTFVDSIASKLAVIAPVYVSVNSLATNLAYNLIEDEYKNIGPIGGIYSGLKQLETEYVFVTACDMPLVSAQVAQLLYDAITPAAPAVVFQDNSRRLYPLGAIYSKRLLPAIEKQIAAKNYRLYSLFSDATIVDLPDAQVASLTNINTPADLQKFIASR comes from the coding sequence ATGTACAACAATTTATCAAACTTAATTTTAATGGGAGGTCGCAACACGCGAATGAACGGCTTTAATAAGGGGTTTCTAACGGTAGATCAAACCACATTTGTAGATTCTATCGCCTCAAAATTGGCAGTAATTGCACCGGTCTATGTTTCTGTTAACTCATTGGCTACAAATTTAGCCTACAATTTGATAGAGGATGAATACAAAAATATCGGTCCAATTGGTGGCATATATAGCGGGCTCAAACAATTAGAAACGGAGTATGTTTTTGTCACCGCTTGCGATATGCCTCTTGTTAGTGCCCAAGTAGCGCAGCTGCTGTACGACGCAATTACGCCAGCAGCCCCAGCCGTTGTTTTTCAAGATAATTCTAGACGACTATATCCCCTGGGCGCTATTTATTCTAAGCGCTTACTTCCTGCAATAGAAAAACAGATTGCCGCCAAAAATTATCGCCTATATAGTCTATTTTCTGATGCAACAATAGTTGATTTACCCGATGCGCAAGTTGCTTCCCTCACCAATATCAACACTCCAGCAGACCTGCAAAAATTTATAGCATCACGCTAA
- the moaA gene encoding GTP 3',8-cyclase MoaA: MIDLIDKEQRVINYLRLSVTNRCNLKCVYCVGADKFEAKYLTIDEIERVANIFVTLGITKVKLTGGEPLIRSDLANIVKRLRSAGMVEVTLTTNGLLLEQKLTTLIAAGVTAINVSLDAIDGATFEALTGVAAVNKVMQAVEASAKVVPTKINSLLIKGTNDSEIVPLIEFAAKAGVAIRFIELMPIGCGTIFEGVGADQVKDVIASKYGELVAYEKQIGNGPAKYFWIESLGIALGFINALSDCFCDKCNRIRLTADGFLKPCLHFGQGLDVYKLFALSDIEILEEIRNTIYNKPIKHHLLEGISNESKMMVQIGG; this comes from the coding sequence GTGATAGATCTGATAGACAAAGAGCAACGAGTTATTAATTATTTGAGACTTTCTGTGACGAATCGATGCAATTTAAAATGTGTTTATTGCGTTGGGGCAGATAAATTTGAAGCCAAGTATTTGACTATAGATGAGATTGAACGTGTAGCCAACATCTTTGTCACACTGGGCATTACTAAGGTAAAATTGACTGGTGGTGAGCCGTTGATTAGATCAGATTTGGCAAATATTGTCAAACGATTGCGTTCTGCAGGGATGGTTGAAGTGACCCTAACAACCAACGGGCTATTGTTAGAGCAAAAGTTAACGACGCTGATTGCGGCCGGGGTGACTGCAATAAATGTGAGCTTGGATGCGATTGACGGGGCAACGTTTGAGGCATTGACAGGAGTTGCGGCAGTAAATAAGGTAATGCAAGCTGTGGAGGCTTCGGCAAAAGTTGTACCAACGAAAATTAATTCTCTCCTTATAAAAGGTACCAATGATTCTGAAATTGTACCCCTTATCGAATTTGCAGCCAAGGCGGGAGTTGCGATTCGGTTTATCGAGCTGATGCCCATAGGTTGCGGAACGATCTTTGAAGGTGTTGGAGCGGATCAGGTGAAGGATGTAATCGCATCGAAATACGGAGAGTTGGTAGCATACGAAAAGCAGATTGGCAATGGGCCGGCTAAATACTTTTGGATAGAGAGCTTGGGAATTGCTCTCGGATTTATCAATGCGTTGAGTGATTGCTTTTGCGACAAATGTAATAGGATCAGATTAACTGCAGATGGATTTCTAAAACCTTGCCTACATTTTGGTCAAGGACTTGATGTGTACAAATTATTTGCATTATCTGATATAGAGATACTTGAAGAAATTCGTAACACTATATATAATAAACCTATAAAACATCATTTATTGGAAGGTATTTCTAATGAATCTAAAATGATGGTGCAAATAGGAGGTTAA
- a CDS encoding MOSC domain-containing protein, translating into MGKIVNLCISENRGTKKTSVAEVEFVEDYGIKNDAHAGDWHRQVSLLDVAKIEEFKRKGINISAGDFGENVITEGIDFKQYRVGTLFKINNAILEITQYGKECHTRCEIFDQTGECIMPTEGVFAKVIESGTVAVGDEIVEYKPLTVAILTASDACSRNERADMSGEAVREIVEYEGFKVVDKVVVADEIALISAQLKKWCDETKVDLIITTGGTGFSVRDVTPEATLAVIERQAPGITEAMRAESLQVTPKAMLSRAVAGIRGLTIIVNVPGSVKAVRENLMAIIATLPHGIAILKGSVKNCGEA; encoded by the coding sequence ATGGGCAAAATTGTTAATTTATGTATAAGCGAAAATCGTGGAACAAAAAAAACTTCGGTTGCAGAAGTAGAATTTGTAGAAGACTACGGAATCAAAAATGATGCACATGCAGGTGATTGGCATAGACAAGTTAGCCTACTTGATGTTGCTAAAATAGAAGAGTTTAAACGAAAGGGCATTAATATATCTGCAGGAGACTTTGGCGAGAACGTTATAACTGAGGGAATTGACTTTAAGCAATATCGCGTGGGGACATTATTTAAAATTAACAATGCGATATTAGAAATCACTCAGTATGGCAAGGAATGTCATACCCGTTGTGAAATTTTTGATCAAACGGGAGAATGCATTATGCCAACCGAGGGAGTGTTTGCTAAAGTTATTGAAAGCGGGACAGTTGCAGTGGGCGATGAGATAGTAGAATATAAGCCGCTCACAGTTGCGATTTTAACAGCCAGCGATGCTTGCTCGAGAAATGAGCGTGCAGATATGAGTGGTGAGGCCGTTAGAGAAATTGTAGAATATGAAGGATTTAAGGTTGTCGACAAAGTTGTTGTTGCAGATGAAATAGCGTTAATTAGTGCCCAGTTAAAAAAATGGTGTGACGAAACAAAGGTGGATCTAATTATAACAACCGGGGGGACTGGTTTTTCGGTTAGGGATGTAACGCCAGAAGCAACGCTTGCAGTGATTGAGCGCCAAGCTCCTGGAATTACAGAGGCGATGAGAGCAGAGAGTTTGCAAGTTACTCCAAAGGCGATGTTAAGCCGAGCGGTTGCGGGCATTAGAGGATTGACAATTATTGTTAATGTACCCGGCAGTGTAAAGGCTGTCAGAGAAAATTTGATGGCCATCATCGCCACGCTTCCTCATGGGATAGCAATCCTCAAAGGGTCTGTAAAAAATTGTGGTGAAGCATAA